In Colletotrichum higginsianum IMI 349063 chromosome 1, whole genome shotgun sequence, the DNA window ACATCCCAGCCTCGCTGCCATCGAGATTTCAGAACGAAAAGAAACACAGTCGGCACAACTTCTTGACTGCTTTACCAGGACAATTCCcaatccccctccccaatTCAACAACTATTGCAGTCATGTCGAAGCGGAGCAGCAGCGCAGTTACGAACGGTAATCCGATTAAGGATGCCACCAACAGTTTCGCCGAGCCCGGTACGTTGCACACACCCAGCGCACATGCTATCCATGTGTCGAAATGCGTTCAGGGCTAACggacatcttgcccaagCTATAGCCCACGACAAGCAGAAGCTTCTTCTCTCCGCCGATACTGGCCACTTTTCCTTGATCCGCGCTCTCCATCTCGCCGATGCGATTACTCTCTGCAATGGTGCGTCCTCCCACTACGATCGTCTCGTCTGCTTTTGACCTGGTCCTCCGCTATCGGGTTTACCGTTCATTCCTTGAGCATACATTTGACCCAGAAAGAATAACTGACTTATCGGTTAACAGGAGCCTGTGGTGTCATGTCGATCTTCACCTCTCTTCGCTATTGCCTTGGCGACCCTTCGTCCTACAGCACGTTgtacctcgccctcttcttcctgccgtTTGGCCTGTTTTTCGACTTCATGGATGGCAAAGTTGCGCGATGGAGAAAGAAGAGCAGCATGATGGGCCAGGAGCTGGATTCATTGGCCGACTTGGTACGTTAACATACTTATCTTATCCCCTTGCGGGCTCTGCCGCCACCGCGTGGTTGTGTATGGACACCCGCAGCAATGCCTAGCTAGCTACGGACGAAGGAGTGGG includes these proteins:
- a CDS encoding CDP-diacylglycerol-serine O-phosphatidyltransferase, whose product is MSKRSSSAVTNGNPIKDATNSFAEPAHDKQKLLLSADTGHFSLIRALHLADAITLCNGACGVMSIFTSLRYCLGDPSSYSTLYLALFFLPFGLFFDFMDGKVARWRKKSSMMGQELDSLADLISFGVAPASVAFALGLRTPIDHVCLTFFVLCGLTRLARFNVTVSALPKDATGKSKYFEGTPIPTSLGLDAVMAYFISQRWILQDLPLGTWLTGSALEFHPIALVFVVHGCLMTSKSIHIPKP